The following coding sequences are from one Photobacterium angustum window:
- the drt2 gene encoding antiviral reverse transcriptase Drt2 has protein sequence MKNTPEPIWYTKRNYLHFDISVSATKATKIATNSFIVATHAFYPFISYNFQLTKLDRDLTTGKLYRKPKPRGVAYSSHIDSHIYAYYAHQLSELYEKKLSLLGLNTSVLAFRKIDGKSNIHFANDAFNDIRKMETCSAIALDFSKFFDTLDHEILKDEWCKLLEVTRLPKDHFNVFKSLTKFTTVDREKVFNTFGISQYNPKANGRNRICSPSEFRTNVRKAGLIEPNPQGNKGIPQGSPISALLSNIYMISFDRDMLNYVNSVGGKYFRYCDDMLFIVPSEYKNTVEALANSKIQALKVNINKDKTEIRNFELTHGKLCSFDEFGKQKPLQYLGFLFDGHSIYLRSTALARYSEKMKGGVKLAKKTMDKENRIRHSKGEQEQDQLYKRKLHKLYSYRGKRNFLSYGYKAAKIMDSKSIKKQLKPLWNRLQDEILK, from the coding sequence ATGAAAAACACACCTGAGCCAATTTGGTATACAAAGCGAAACTATCTTCATTTTGATATTTCAGTTTCAGCAACTAAAGCTACTAAAATAGCCACTAATTCATTTATTGTCGCTACTCATGCATTTTATCCTTTTATTTCATATAATTTTCAGTTAACAAAACTAGATCGTGATCTAACTACAGGGAAGCTTTACCGAAAACCAAAACCTCGTGGTGTTGCCTATTCATCACATATTGATAGTCATATTTATGCGTATTATGCTCATCAACTATCAGAACTATATGAAAAAAAACTATCTTTACTAGGGTTGAATACATCTGTTTTAGCTTTTAGAAAAATTGATGGTAAAAGTAATATTCACTTTGCTAACGATGCTTTTAACGATATTCGTAAGATGGAAACTTGTTCCGCTATTGCTTTAGATTTTTCTAAATTTTTTGACACTCTTGACCACGAGATACTAAAAGATGAATGGTGCAAGTTGTTAGAAGTGACACGCTTACCAAAAGATCATTTCAATGTTTTCAAGTCTTTAACTAAATTCACAACAGTTGATCGCGAGAAGGTATTTAACACATTTGGAATTTCACAATACAACCCTAAAGCAAATGGAAGGAACAGGATCTGTTCACCATCAGAGTTTAGAACAAACGTTCGTAAGGCTGGATTAATAGAACCGAACCCTCAAGGTAATAAAGGAATCCCGCAAGGTTCACCAATTAGTGCACTGCTATCAAACATTTACATGATTTCTTTCGATCGAGACATGCTAAATTATGTCAATAGCGTTGGCGGTAAATATTTTAGGTATTGTGATGATATGCTTTTTATTGTCCCTTCAGAATATAAAAACACAGTTGAAGCATTAGCAAACAGTAAAATACAAGCACTAAAAGTTAATATAAACAAAGATAAAACAGAAATAAGAAACTTTGAGCTAACACATGGGAAATTGTGTTCATTTGATGAATTTGGAAAGCAAAAACCACTACAATACTTAGGTTTCCTTTTTGACGGACATTCTATTTATTTACGTTCAACTGCACTTGCACGATATTCAGAAAAAATGAAAGGTGGCGTTAAATTAGCAAAAAAGACGATGGATAAAGAGAACCGAATAAGACATAGCAAAGGTGAACAAGAACAAGATCAATTGTATAAACGCAAACTACACAAATTATACTCATACCGTGGTAAACGAAACTTCCTTTCTTACGGCTATAAAGCCGCCAAGATAATGGATTCAAAGAGTATAAAAAAGCAGTTAAAGCCACTATGGAATCGTCTTCAAGATGAAATATTGAAATGA